ATTAAACTCAGGATACAATGATTGGTAGTATGGGTCTCCGTCTGTATTGACGAGGTAAGGTATAGCAGAATCAGAGCTAAACCAAAGTGTTTCATGTGTTGTTctcggattattattattatttttttcagatggcaGTTCAACTTGATCAGTTACATTATCAGAATGGGGGTTTTGGTCATGTTGATAGATAAATGTAAATCATGATGCATAATGTGATGTAAACTCTCAAATCCTCAACAGAATAGGAAGAACAGTTGAAGTTAGCATTGCCTTGTGCATAAATATATCAATACCATATCAAATGGAGATGTTTTTCTCTTCACATGTTATTAAAAATGTCTTGGATACGCTATTCTTTCTTGAGCTATCGTTTTTAATGAACAATTAATCTAATTAAAAGTGACACACTTTGGCAAACACCAGAGCTGGCAGTTTAGGATCATAAGAAACGTATTTAGGTGCTACAATAGCCTACATGTTAATTTAGAGGACCCatcttttgtgttatttttgttccaTCAATGTACAATTGACTACAGTTGTTGTTTTAGAGCAGAGAGAACAGAAACCGTTAGAAATCCGGAAACAGTTGTTTAATAAGGTAAATACTAGTTTAGATTGTAATAAACATTGTAGTAGTAGTTGTTGTATcctttattattgttgttattattattattattattattattattattattattattataattattattatagcttTTAAAAAGGTAAATCCGATTGAAGGTGgcttcatcccccccccccccccccccccccaaacgccccagacaacacaaataataaaataaaatagttcaAAGCAGGGCTATTTCAACAAATAATTTTCAAAACTAACATGATTTTCAGTGGAATAATTATCGCATCTAATGAAGAAACATATATGTGTCAATTAGAGTCACATCTGCATGGTGTTCCTGTTAGAATCAGACAGGCCGGCTAAATTTCCCTAGAGAATTATACACAGATTCTGCAGAGCTCAAATATCACGTCTTATGTTGGGTAAGATTCCAATATTAACCCTTAGCTGGTAAccaatgattatatatatatatatatatatatatacacacacacacacacacatacatacacacatacatacatacatacatacatacacacacattggATATATGTTGTTTTCCATTCAACAATTTCACTTTCGTCATCAAATTTTTGGAGTCACGGGATACTAGATTTGATCTCCAGTTCGTTAGACTCATCGAAAATGTGGCAATGGTTTGCAAATGGTTTAAAACTATTAAAGTGGACAAAACCTTTATCTTATGCTGTACATCATTAAGGTTCGTATGCGCCGACTAGATTCTAAGCGCAtttgttgcagggaaaacaacaGGCAAATGCATACTAAGcggcagctatatatatatatatatatatatatatatatatatatatatatatatatatatacatatatatacatatatatgtatatatacatatatatatatatatatatacatatatatatacatatatatatatatatatatatatacatatatatatatatatatatatatatatatatatatatatatatatatatatatatatatatatatatattagcctaCGTTGAATGCATTCTATTTGTTTCGTTCATAAAATCATTTTGGGGTCCAGGTTTCATAGTTTTATTGTTCTCAACTCACCCTCCTTCAGATCAAGATGAAGGTGTCTGTTTCCCTTTCATTCTACATTCTGACATAAGCACATCACAGCGCTAAAAATAGAAAAAGGCTGTCGCAGCCAGTCTTGCCAAATCAATAGGAAGCGTCTCTGTGCCATTTGAGCTGAGCTGTCTTATTAATTATGAAACTATTCATCTGATCTCAGCAAAGGGAGCTTCGTGTTTATCCTGCGCAACCTCAAGTGGAAGGCGATTTCTGTCAAATAAACTAATCCTTCTTCGTAACCAGTCCTGCGCTTTATAAGTATTGTGCCGTTAGATAATACATTtcaattcatttattcatttagttACACattaatatcattatttttattttaaatctgaccatttgataaaatgtattgcatttcgtatatctatctatctatctatctatctatctatctatctatctatctatctatctatctatctatctatctatctatctatagaatCATaggaaaacatacttttttatatAGGGGGTGAGCTAGACCAAAAACTTCCCTTGTCTCCCAAAAGAACAACAGACACTTTATTTTCAAACAGTAactgatttatttaatatatatatattaaactttgTATACTTTATAGCAATGAGtatatgatattttatttgttttaaaatcattttaatatattagATATAGAGCCCCTTTGTAGTCTATACTTTTGAATACTCTTCAGGTATTATATGCAACATCCCCAGAAACAAACAAACGGacaaacaaaatatacagttAAAACTAAAGGCAGTGAAACGTGGTCATATACCTTGGCAAACATCAAATAAAGCTAACATGTGTTCACTCCTTCTGACTGATGACTTATTCCTGTATGTCAGTACATGTTCACATGCTACTGTACATTCTATCATAATGATGGGAAACACAGTGGCGGTTGAAACCGATCAGCAGCAGCAATTCGTAATCCGCACGTGGACTTTATTCTCTCAATTTTCCCTTCGTcgtttttttttctcgttttctTTTTAATACCTCTTTTTCTTGTGAATGTCCCAGCTTGTTTTAATGACCAAGGCCTTTCCTGAGTTTATTTAAAGGTGGTGCACGCTGATTTATTGTAGAAGCGACGGGGTAAAGCTGACCCCTTTTTTGGCTGCTGTTCAGGACTTTGTTTGGTAACAAATTTGGCAAAGAAAACAAATCACAAGAAGGAGAAGATCAAACGTTTCCAACACTTCAAAACAATCGAGGTTTTCAATGTCACGATCACGTCCCCCACAACTATGGAAGTTTAACATATAAATCCATTATGGTGTAGATTCGGTGATTTTGATTGCTGGATGTTTTCTGTCGTTATctattaatatgtatttttatttatttatttatttatttatttatttatttttttagaacgcGAGCCATGTCACTAGAGCAGAGATTGCTATAAGAATAATGGTGAAGCAGTGACGATGAGTAGATTCTGCTGCTCCGGTGCCCCCTCCACACAGTTCAAACAAACTACCCCGAAATTCGAGGTTTCTGGAGTCCTTTTTCAGTTTTTCCCAAAGATCAGTCGCTCCTTCTTGGCAATCTGCAAGCGCGGTGGTAGCGCAGACGTGAAACTCATCCCAATATCTgcaaattgaaataataataataataataataataataataataataataataataataataataataatgtacttgtATAGCAGTAAGATAGTTGGCTCATGCACAGTGTTACAGaagattaattattaattaattcaatTTCTATTGCATATTCATTCTTGCAGCATCGTGTAATCAAACACACATAATTTAGCccttcattaaaacacagattcGCTGGTTAAACGTTCACTTTCTCCATCCTTTGTTTTAACTGAACCAAATTATACCTTTACATTTTTAAGCCAAAAGTATGGATCTACTGGATCACATATTTATATTTAGAACCCATTAAAAGACTGTTTTCTTCAGTACTTCGTCGATATTGCAAGGGAGTGGTTATTTATGGTTCTAACAAAATAAGGGTTCCATAAGAGTGAAGGAACCTTTGGGTTCGTAAATGCCCAAGAAACATTTCTTATAGAACAAACGAAGCTGATAATACTGTTCATATAAGAACGGGTTAGACTACTTTAAAGGCTTTTGAACAGGTGCATTTACCAAATATATAGTAAGAGCATACAAAATATGTTATTACAATAGAGTACAACAGGCCTGTAAATGATTGATGTATGACCTAAGCTTGTTTAGCAAATATATAGTGTCCTTGTCAAATTTTAGATGTCATTTTAACCTAGATAGGGCCCACCTTTCacctataaaaatgtaaaaaaacgaatgtgataaaaaaaaaattgatcagtttaaaatgtatagtataggccaattgtattaaaataatgtttatatatatatatatatatatatatatatatatatatatatatacacacacagtatctatctatctatctatctatctatctatctatatatatacacacacacacactaatgtgGCATATCAGTAGCAGCTACATCAAGCAAAGGGTTTGAGTTACATAATGATTTGCAGGATTTCAATGACACAAAGTCGACCCTGCTTAAGGAAGGCGCCTGGTTCTGGCCAACCTTGCAAGCTTTAATTGACGGTACTTTAAACTGGCTGCAGACGCCACTGTTTAATACATTTGTAATAAATAATGAGACATTGAGATGCCAGGGCGTCTGTGTGCCTCTACTGCAGTATTTCTGCTGTAATTGCATCTCCCCAAGGAAAACTAAATCATTCTTGATCTGCTCTGCTCTACACCACAAGCGTGTCTAGatgaaggggaaggggaaggggaaggggaaggggaaggggaaggggaaggggaagggggggggggggggggtctgcccTGCCCTGCGCCTGACCCTTTGTGTTAACTCGTTATACATAAAGAAAACAGCATATCTTTTAATCCGTGATAGCAGGCAGCACTGTAACTCAGACATTAGTCGGTTACATGTATCGATGATcttaaataaaaaagataaaactgctatctttaaaatacaaaaaaagttattGTCTAAAAGAGCCAAGTCAATAATTGTTACATATTAATAAGGCATACACTGTGTAGATGCTTGCAGAAATGCCCATTTATaggttgattttatttatttatttatttttcaattgtttGCACTTTCCAACACgattgcatttaaacatttaatgCTTAATTCGATCAAATCttggtgtttatatatatatatatatatatatatatatatatatatatatatatatatatatatatataatcacagtgTAATTAAATGCTACGATGTGTTCAAAATCTGTTGCATTAGATGTATGTTTTGTtcaatattagttttttttacagtgggGGATGTCTAATGAGAAGAGCATGTTATAGGAGCGTGTGAATCTTAAACTTGTGAACGACTTGTTAggttgaattgaaaaaaaaaatcatacatacTCATAAAAGTGTAGGAACGAAACATGCACACTTGAAGACTGTTATTAAAAACGTCTCCCTGAACAACGAAAACACTTCTAATCTGTGCATATTCATTTCTGAACACACACTGGCATTCTCTAAGTGCGTGACTTGCAGTACGTTGCATAATATATCACACGGGTGTTTTCCACGGTGTGGGGTGGAGGCGGGGTCAGGGTGTTCCAATATGGACATAAATTACTTGCGATTGGTCTGGTACTCGCTTTTCCATGTGCATGATTGTGTTGATGTTGCACTCAGTATCGCAATAATGGAATACTAAGCCCagctgcctttttattttgtatttatttatttgtttatgtatttgtttatttactcagCTTGATGGGTAAGATGATATTACACGTTTTTAGAGTTAATTTACCTAAACAATAATACCACCATAACAATATTACTCACATATTTAAGttgaattttaaatatatttcttcgCCACTGTACACAATGATCCATGTATATTTCTATGGTCAATTCACAGATGCACGGAATAAACACAATGATTAATTATGTAGCACGtcacatttatgtatttattgcagaaaTCAAGCATGGTTTCTAAATACGTAttcttatactgtatattgtgtaacaataatactgtatttttattgcaaCCTATATTTTAGGGAGGTTGTGTTGAGTTTAATCTCACCCCGCCGACCCTGAAAATATATGTTGTCTGTCACTTATTCTCACATGTCAGATTACAAATTAGGAGAGCACTATACACCAGATCAGAATAACCATGAAGAGGTCGACTTTATTGATTTTGACCCTTTAACCTCTGCATGTAAAACAGGCATATTTCATTACAATTAACGAACAGAATGTACATTTTTCTGTGGTGCATTAACACATGGCGCGATGCCGAGAATTAATGCAGTTGCGGGTGTAATACCATCTGCCCCTGTATTTTATGGCCTGGGTTTGCAGCACTACACGCATCTAACATTTTACAGTGTACACAGTGAGCATTTCCAAGGCTTTAATCTTGGCTTACGTGCATATCGTCTGGAGTTTCTCTTTATCGTCCAGCTCCTGTGGGTAGTTTGCCATATTCTCTCCCAGTCTGAGCAAACAGTCTGAGAACCCTTTAAACACCGTATCACATTTCCCAGCTGCTTTCACTGTCTGTAGCAGGTAGGCTgtggaaatattaaaacaaaaaacaatgaatagCCTACATATAGAACTTTCTCGACAAACTACAATTGTAATGGTTAGTTAAATTATTGTTGCACAGAAATGAAGGTAAACAGTTTTAACTGCGTTGGAATATTTGTACATCAGCCTCACATATTGGTATGTAAAA
The Acipenser ruthenus chromosome 3, fAciRut3.2 maternal haplotype, whole genome shotgun sequence genome window above contains:
- the nrn1a gene encoding neuritin isoform X1 produces the protein MGLTLNGRYISLILAVQLAYLLQTVKAAGKCDTVFKGFSDCLLRLGENMANYPQELDDKEKLQTICTYWDEFHVCATTALADCQEGATDLWEKLKKDSRNLEFRGSLFELCGGGTGAAESTHRHCFTIILIAISALVTWLAF
- the nrn1a gene encoding neuritin isoform X2, which encodes MTSAYLLQTVKAAGKCDTVFKGFSDCLLRLGENMANYPQELDDKEKLQTICTYWDEFHVCATTALADCQEGATDLWEKLKKDSRNLEFRGSLFELCGGGTGAAESTHRHCFTIILIAISALVTWLAF